One window of Electrophorus electricus isolate fEleEle1 chromosome 24, fEleEle1.pri, whole genome shotgun sequence genomic DNA carries:
- the hsd17b10 gene encoding 3-hydroxyacyl-CoA dehydrogenase type-2, whose translation MANIRSIKGMVGLVTGGASGLGRATVERLISQGASAVVLDLPSSDGHNLATTLGDRCAFAPADVTSESDVMSAVALAKEKFGRLDLAVNCAGIAVAFKTYNFKRDLPHSLEDFSRVITVNIAGTFNVIRLAAGEMGKNEPDADGHRGCVINTASVAAFDGQVGQAAYSASKGGIVGMTLPIARDLAPMGIRVVTIAPGLFSTPLLAGLPEKVRSFLARQVPFPSRLGNPAEFAHLVTSIAENPMINGEVIRLDGAIRMQP comes from the exons GGCATGGTGGGCTTGGTCACAGGAGGTGCTTCGGGTTTGGGGAGAGCCACAGTGGAGCGGTTGATCAGCCAAGGTGCGAGCGCTGTGGTTCTGGACCTGCCCAGCTCAGACGGGCACAATCTGGCCACAACTCTTGGGGACCGCTGTGCTTTTGCTCCAGCCGAT GTAACGTCAGAGTCAGACGTGATGTCAGCTGTAGCTTTGGCCAAAGAGAAGTTTGGCCGACTGGATTTGGCAGTGAACTGTGCCGGCATTGCTGTAGCTTTTAAAACGTACAACTTTAAAAGGGACCTCCCTCACAGCCTGGAGGACTTCAGCCGGGTCATCACC GTGAACATTGCTGGTACCTTTAATGTAATAAGGCTAGCTGCAGGGGAGATGGGTAAGAATGAGCCAGACGCCGATGGACACCGTGGCTGCGTTATCAACACGGCCAGCGTGGCCGCATTCGATGGGCAG GTGGGCCAGGCTGCATATTCTGCCTCTAAAGGTGGCATTGTGGGAATGACACTTCCCATCGCTCGAGACCTTGCTCCCATGGGTATCCGTGTTGTCACCATAGCCCCAG GTTTGTTCTCCACGCCGCTGCTGGCAGGACTGCCTGAGAAGGTGCGCAGCTTCCTGGCTCGCCAAGTGCCCTTCCCCTCGCGCCTGGGCAACCCTGCCGAATTTGCCCACCTCGTGACCTCCATTGCGGAAAATCCCATGATCAACGGCGAGGTGATTCGTCTGGATGGAGCCATCCGGATGCAGCcctga